A region of the Streptomyces durocortorensis genome:
GACCCGCTCGGGGCGCAACGGCACCCAGGACTGGTCCTTCTTGCCCGACCAGCGGTTCTGTGTCCCCGGCAGCCGGGACCGCTCGTGCGCCGCCGCGTCGGCCCAGGCGCCCCACGGATGGTCGGCGAACTCGGTGCGCAGCGGGGCGAGTTCCTCGGCGAGTTCGGCGCGCCGCTTCATCGGGAAGGCCGCGCAGACCCCGACGTGCTGGAGCACGCCCCCGGTGTCGTAGAGGCCGAGCAGCAGCGAGCCGACGACCGGGCCGCTCTTGTGCTCGCGGTAGCCCGCCACCACGACGTCCGCCGAACGCTCGTGCTTGATCTTGTACATCACCCGGGTGTCGGGCCGGTAGGGCAGGTCGACCGGCTTGGCGACGACGCCGTCGAGCCCCGCGCCCTCGTACCGGTCGAACCACTGCCGGGCGACCTCGATGTCCGTGGTGGAAGGGGCGAGGAGGACCGGCGGGGACGCGCCGGCGAGCGCCGCCTCCAGTACCGCCCGCCGGTCCGCCTGCCGGGTGGAGAGAAGAGAGGTGTCGTCGACCGCGAGGACGTCGAAGGCGATGAAACTCGCCGGGGTCTGCTCGGCCAGCATCCGCACCCGGGAGTCCGCCGGGTGGATGCGCTCGCTGAGCCGGTCGAAGTCGAGCCGCCCCTCGTGGGCGATGACGATCTCCCCGTCGATCACGCAACGCGGCGGGAGGTTCTCCCGCACGGCGTCGACCA
Encoded here:
- a CDS encoding ATP-dependent DNA ligase yields the protein MDLPVMPPVKPMLAKSVSAIPPGMSYEAKWDGFRAIVFRDGDEVEIGSRTGKPLTRYFPDLVDAVRENLPPRCVIDGEIVIAHEGRLDFDRLSERIHPADSRVRMLAEQTPASFIAFDVLAVDDTSLLSTRQADRRAVLEAALAGASPPVLLAPSTTDIEVARQWFDRYEGAGLDGVVAKPVDLPYRPDTRVMYKIKHERSADVVVAGYREHKSGPVVGSLLLGLYDTGGVLQHVGVCAAFPMKRRAELAEELAPLRTEFADHPWGAWADAAAHERSRLPGTQNRWSGKKDQSWVPLRPERVCEVAYDHMEGDRFRHTTQFRRWRPDRSPVGCTYAQLEEVVSYDLAEVLSGG